A single window of Coffea eugenioides isolate CCC68of chromosome 7, Ceug_1.0, whole genome shotgun sequence DNA harbors:
- the LOC113777705 gene encoding protein SPT2 homolog, with product MRAHDRYDEYEDLDEYEEDGDEQEEKDAGEDEYEEEDDPKPAKEVLNYLELRQRLKEEKRKKLKKELGTANGSSREKKNVISKDVISKDTYGSFFGPSQPVIAQRVIEESKSLLENPDLAARVIKFNQSRNKSSGSASSVSKSQAGAGPRPKVTNGLQKKVEMLKNTRDYSFLLADDAELPVPKKVPHSISAQKPEARSAQLSERSRDSLSINGQKVSSSREDKKPTAAINRMQPKVGSEKFGSRDKLVRPSVESGKHLSGNNGALADHRKQPSISNGSGPGRPVVSKSVPTKPISNGSGPGRPLVSKSVPPKPSVSTSDKKASVPVARTSAPGIHKPNPSKVQTSVSKQSSARKEEHQAPGKPKILPKQPIPPLKPKQVLRPPPKPSARDASRGERPRKRPVRHNEDDEDDPETALRMIRNMFGYNPSRYEDVDDDSDMEANFDDIQREEKRSARIARQEDEEELRKIEEEERRERLHKEAKKRKLSHR from the exons ATGCGAGCACATGATAGATATGAT GAGTATGAAGATTTAGACGAGTATGAGGAGGATGGTGATGAGCAAGAAGAGAAAGATGCTGGTGAAGATGAATATGAAGAGGAAGACGATCCTAAGCCCGCTAAGGAGGTGTTGAATTATCTTGAACTGAGGCAACGattaaaagaagagaaaagaaagaagttgAAGAAGGAATTGGGAACTGCTAATGGCAGTTCTCGTGAGAAAAAGAATGTGATCTCAAAGGATGTGATCTCAAAGGATAC TTATGGTTCCTTTTTTGGACCTTCACAACCAGTTATTGCTCAGAGAGTGATCGAAGAAAGCAAGTCATTACTTGAGAACCCGGATTTGGCAGCTAGAGTCATTAAATTTAATCAAAGT AGAAACAAGAGCTCTGGTTCAGCCTCATCTGTGTCAAAGTCTCAAGCTGGTGCTGGCCCCAGACCAAAAGTTACAAATGGG CTACAAAAGAAAGTCGAGATGCTAAAAAATACCAGGGATTACTCATTTCTATTAGCTGATGATGCTGAGCTTCCTGTGCCAAAAAAAGTTCCTCATAGTATTTCTGCCCAAAAACCTG AGGCGCGCTCTGCACAATTGTCAGAAAGAAGCAGAGATTCTTTAAGCATTAATGGACAAAAAGTTTCCAGCAGTCGCGAGGATAAGAAACCTACAGCTGCTATTAACCGAATGCAGCCTAAAGTAGGGTCAGAGAAATTTGGTTCCAGGGATAAGCTGGTTCGGCCATCAGTAGAGTCTGGGAAACATCTCAGTGGAAATAATGGTGCGTTAGCAGATCATAGAAAACAGCCTTCCATCAGTAATGGTAGTGGGCCAGGTCGGCCTGTGGTGTCAAAGAGTGTGCCAACAAAGCCCATCAGTAATGGTAGTGGGCCAGGTCGGCCTTTGGTGTCAAAGAGTGTGCCACCAAAGCCTTCAGTAAGTACGTCAGATAAGAAGGCTTCGGTTCCTGTTGCAAGAACCTCTGCTCCTGGCATTCACAAACCAAATCCTTCAAAAGTGCAGACTTCTGTTTCAAAGCAGTCCTCTGCGAGGAAGGAGGAACACCAGGCACCAGGAAAGCCAAAGATattaccaaaacaacccatcCCACCCTTAAAACCTAAG CAAGTATTGCGACCACCACCAAAACCTTCAGCTCGGGATGCTTCAAGAGGTGAACGCCCAAGGAAGAGGCCCGTAAGACacaatgaagatgatgaagatgatcCTGAAACTGCTTTGCGTATGATCAGGAATATGTTCGG ATATAATCCTAGTAGGTATGAGGATGTTGACGATGATAGTGACATGGAGGCTAATTTTGACGACATTCAGAGGGAGGAAAAGAGAAG TGCGAGGATTGCTCGGCAAGAGGATGAAGAAGAGCTTCGCAagatagaagaagaagaaagaagggagcGCTTGCACAAGGAAGCCAAAAAACGCAAGTTAAGCCATCGATGA
- the LOC113777463 gene encoding tRNA-dihydrouridine(20) synthase [NAD(P)+]-like, which produces MDYRDKLVLAPMVRVGTLPFRLLAAEYGADITYGEEIIDHKLLKCERRINDVLRCTDIVEKGTESVVFRTCPEERNKVVFQMGTSDAVRALKAAQLVCKDVAAVDINMGCPKSFSLSGGMGAALLTKPELIQDILTTLKRNLHTPVTCKIRLLKSSRDTVELAQRIEKTGVSALAVHGRRVADRPRDPAKWNEIADVVAALSIPVIANGDVFEFEDFERMKVATGASCVMVARGALWNASIFSPTGKLPWEDVKREYIRKSILWDNDIKSTKQTLKEMIMHYSCLEFPEGKAVTKAETLADLAQLYGQEQYYEYVKLNQLSSTRSR; this is translated from the exons ATGGATTACAGAGACAAGCTAGTTTTGGCGCCTATGGTCCGCGTT GGGACGTTGCCATTCAGGTTACTAGCTGCAGAATATGGCGCCGATATAACATATGGGGAAGAAATTATTGATCATAAACTCCTCAAGTGCGAGCGTCGAATTAATG ATGTGCTCAGATGCACTGATATAGTGGAGAAAGGAACAGAAAGTGTTGTTTTCAGAACATGCCCAGAAGAGAGAAATAAGGTTGTATTTCAGATGGGTACTTCTGATGCAGTAAGGGCTCTTAAGGCTGCTCAGTTAGT GTGTAAGGATGTTGCAGCAGTGGACATTAATATGGGTTGCCCCAAGTCATTTTCCTTAAGTGGAGGAATGGGTGCTGCTCTTTTGACTAAACCAGAGCTGATTCAAGAT ATTTTAACAACCTTAAAGAGGAATTTGCATACGCCTGTGACATGCAAGATTCGGCTGTTAAAATCATCTCGTGATACGGTGGAATTAGCGCAGAGAATTGAGAAAACTGGTGTTTCTGCTCTTGCTGTCCATGGGAG GAGAGTTGCAGACAGGCCAAGAGACCCTGCTAAGTGGAATGAAATTGCTGATGTTGTAGCTGCCCTTTCAATACCTGTTATAGCCAATGGTGATGTTTTTGAGTTTGAAGATTTTGAACGCATGAAAGTTGCTACAG GTGCCTCATGTGTTATGGTTGCTAGAGGTGCTCTTTGGAATGCTTCTATTTTCTCTCCTACTGGCAAACTACCATGGGAAGATGTGAAAAGAGAGTATATAAGAAAG AGTATCTTATGGGATAATGACATCAAGAGCACCAAGCAAACTCTGAAGGAAATGATAATGCATTACTCTTGCCTTGAATTCCCGGAGGGAAAGGCTGTGACTAAGGCAGAGACTTTGGCAGATCTCGC tCAACTTTATGGGCAAGAGCAATATTATGAGTATGTCAAATTGAACCAGCTCTCATCTACTCGAAGTAGGTGA
- the LOC113777907 gene encoding phosphoenolpyruvate carboxykinase (ATP)-like — protein MTSNEGAAGRRGLPKIQTDKSHDEICHDDSAPTVKAQTIDELHSLQMKKSAPSTPTPDKTQDVAFAPPSGQERQKQQLQSISASLASLTRGYGPKLVKGDPARKAETAGVSHVTQHPAHGTPTISVSDSSLKFTHILYNLSPAELYEQAIKYEKGSFITSTGALATLSGAKTGRSPKDKRVVKDETTHDDLWWGKGSPNIEMDEQTFMVNRERAVDYLNSLEKVFVNDQFLNWDPQNRIKVRIVSARAYHSLFMHNMCIRPTTEELENFGTPDFTIYNAGQFPCNRYTHYMTSSTSIDLNLARREMVILGTQYAGEMKKGLFSVMHYLMPKRQILSLHSGSNMGKDGDVALFFGLSGTGKTTLSTDHNRFLIGDDEHCWSDTGVSNIEGGCYAKCIDLSREKEPDIWNAIKFGTVLENVVFEEHTREVDYTDKSVTENTRAAYPIEFIPNAKLPCVGPHPKNVILLACDAFGVLPPVSKLSLAQTMYHFISGYTALVAGTEDGIKEPQATFSACFGAAFIMLHPTKYAAMLAEKMQKHGATGWLVNTGWSGGRYGVGSRIKLAHTRKIIDAIHSGSLLNANYKKTKVFGLEIPSEIEGVPSDILDPVNTWSDKDAYNETLLKLAGLFKNNFEVFVSHKIGIDNNLAEEILAAGPVF, from the exons ATGACTTCAAACGAAGGGGCAGCTGGACGCCGGGGATTACCGAAGATTCAGACGGACAAGAGTCATGACGAAATATGTCACGACGACAGCGCGCCAACCGTGAAGGCTCAAACAATAGACGAGCTTCATTCGCTGCAGATGAAGAAGTCAGCTCCTTCTACTCCCACTCCCGACAAGACTCAGGATGTTGCTTTTGCTCCTCCGTCTGGCCAAGAACGTCAGAAACAGCAGCTGCAGTCCATCAG tgCTTCTCTAGCATCGCTGACGAGAGGATATGGACCCAAACTGGTGAAAGGAGACCCAGCCAGAAAGGCCGAAACTGCAGGGGTTTCACACGTAACCCAACACCCTGCCCATGGCACCCCAACCATAAGCGTTAGTGACAGTTCCTTGAAATTCACTCACATCCTCTACAACCTCTCTCCCGCTG AGTTATACGAGCAGGCGATCAAGTATGAAAAAGGGTCATTTATTACGTCTACTGGTGCACTGGCAACGCTTTCTGGTGCCAAGACTGGACGTTCCCCTAAGGATAAACGTGTCGTTAAAGATGAGACTACACATGATGACCTTTGGTGGGGAAA GGGATCGCCAAATATTGAGATGGATGAGCAGACATTCATGGTCAATAGAGAAAGGGCTGTGGATTATTTGAATTCTTTAGAGAAG GTCTTTGTCAATGATCAATTTCTAAACTGGGATCCTCAGAATCGCATCAAAGTCCGAATTGTTTCTGCCAGAGCTTATCATTCCTTGTTTATGCATAACAT GTGTATCCGACCCACAACTGAAGAGCTGGAAAACTTTGGTACTCCGGACTTCACTATATATAATGCTGGACAGTTTCCCTGTAATCGTTATACCCACTATATGACATCGTCTACTAGCATAGATTTAAACCTGGCTAGAAGGGAAATGGTCATCCTCGGTACCCAGTATGCTGGGGAAATGAAGAAAGGCCTATTCAGTGTCATGCATTATCTCATGCCTAAACGTCAAATCCTCTCCTTACACTCTGGTAGCAATATGGGCAAAGATGGAGATGTTGCCCTCTTCTTTGGATTGTCAG GGACCGGAAAGACTACTCTGTCTACTGATCACAATCGATTTTTAATTGGAGATGATGAACACTGTTGGAGTGACACTGGGGTGTCTAACATTGAAGGTGGTTGTTATGCCAAATGCATTGATCTATCAAGGGAGAAGGAGCCTGACATCTGGAACGCTATTAAGTTTGGGACTG TGCTGGAGAATGTGGTGTTCGAAGAGCATACAAGAGAAGTGGATTATACAGATAAATCTGTCACAG AAAATACCCGTGCAGCCTATCCCATTGAATTCATTCCTAACGCAAAACTTCCATGTGTTGGCCCACACCCAAAGAACGTCATACTCTTGGCTTGTGATGCCTTCGGTGTTCTTCCCCCTGTGAGCAAGCTGAGCTTGGCACAGACCATGTACCATTTCATCAGCGGCTACACTGCTCTG GTTGCAGGCACGGAGGATGGCATAAAAGAGCCCCAGGCTACATTTTCTGCATGCTTTGGCGCAGCATTTATCATGTTGCATCCTACTAAGTATGCTGCAATGTTGGCTGAAAAGATGCAGAAACACGGTGCAACAGGGTGGCTCGTCAACACTGGTTGGTCGGGAGGAAG ATACGGTGTAGGAAGCCGTATAAAGTTGGCGCATACACGGAAAATAATTGATGCCATACACTCAGGAAGTCTTTTGAATGCAAATTACAAAAAGACTAAGGTGTTTGGGCTTGAAATTCCATCCGAGATTGAGGGAGTGCCTTCTGATATTCTGGATCCCGTGAACACT TGGTCCGACAAGGATGCTTATAATGAAACACTGCTGAAGCTAGCTGGCCTTTTCAAGAACAACTTTGAAGTATTCGTGAGCCACAAGATCGGGATAGATAACAACTTGGCAGAAGAGATTTTGGCTGCTGGTCCTGTATTCTAA